A window of the Bacillus sp. A301a_S52 genome harbors these coding sequences:
- the fabF gene encoding beta-ketoacyl-ACP synthase II — protein MKKRVVITGIGAITPLANDVESTWQKIKEGYSGIDILTKFDTSSFQVKVAAEVKDFSVKDYLEVKESRRMARFAHFAVAASKMALADAQLKLGDNIAAERVGVWIGSGIGGLDEFESQHKKFLAKGPRRVSPLIIPMFIPDMASGQVSIETGAKGMNNCSVTACASGANSIGDAFRVIQNGYADAMIAGGAEASITEMTLAGFSNMTALSTNENPASASRPFDKNRDGFVIGEGAGTLILEELEHAKARGADIYGELVGYGATGDAYHMTTPAPDGEGGQRAMSLALEDSGLAPDDITYINAHGTSTQYNDLYETIAIKKVFKAHATKMAVSSTKSMTGHLLGAAGAVEAIFALLAIRDETLPPTINYHTPDDDMDLDYVPNSSRQAKTSVVLSNSLGFGGHNASLIFRKF, from the coding sequence GTGAAAAAGCGAGTTGTTATAACAGGAATTGGCGCTATCACACCTCTTGCTAACGATGTTGAATCAACGTGGCAAAAAATAAAAGAAGGTTATTCAGGAATAGACATTCTTACAAAGTTTGATACGTCTTCCTTTCAAGTAAAAGTAGCAGCAGAGGTAAAAGATTTCTCAGTGAAAGATTATTTGGAAGTGAAAGAATCTCGCCGTATGGCTCGATTTGCTCACTTTGCTGTTGCAGCCAGTAAAATGGCTCTAGCAGATGCACAATTAAAACTAGGAGATAATATAGCGGCAGAACGAGTTGGTGTATGGATCGGTTCAGGAATCGGTGGTCTCGATGAATTTGAATCACAACATAAAAAGTTTCTAGCTAAAGGCCCGAGACGAGTCAGCCCGCTTATTATTCCAATGTTTATACCTGACATGGCATCAGGACAAGTCTCGATTGAAACAGGGGCTAAAGGAATGAATAACTGTTCGGTAACTGCATGTGCATCTGGAGCTAATTCAATTGGGGATGCCTTTAGAGTCATTCAAAATGGGTATGCAGATGCCATGATAGCTGGTGGTGCTGAAGCTTCCATCACGGAAATGACATTGGCTGGCTTTTCAAATATGACTGCTCTCTCAACAAATGAAAATCCAGCATCAGCTAGCCGTCCTTTCGATAAAAACCGAGATGGTTTCGTGATCGGTGAAGGAGCCGGTACACTTATTCTTGAAGAATTAGAGCATGCTAAAGCTAGAGGAGCAGACATTTATGGTGAATTAGTCGGCTACGGTGCTACAGGTGATGCCTATCATATGACAACCCCTGCTCCTGATGGCGAAGGTGGCCAACGTGCAATGTCTCTCGCATTGGAGGATTCCGGTCTTGCACCTGATGATATTACATACATAAATGCTCACGGAACTTCTACTCAGTATAATGATTTGTATGAAACAATCGCAATAAAAAAAGTGTTCAAAGCACATGCTACAAAAATGGCTGTCAGTTCTACAAAATCTATGACTGGTCATTTGCTTGGAGCTGCCGGAGCAGTGGAAGCAATATTTGCATTACTTGCAATAAGAGATGAAACATTACCGCCTACCATTAATTATCATACACCTGACGATGATATGGATCTAGATTACGTTCCTAATTCGTCGAGACAAGCCAAAACAAGCGTGGTGCTTTCAAACTCTTTAGGCTTTGGTGGTCATAATGCCTCCTTAATTTTTAGGAAATTTTAA
- the pgmB gene encoding beta-phosphoglucomutase, which translates to MKDIQAVIFDLDGVLADTVHYHFLATKKVADLEGLPYTPEMNEAFQGMSRKHMIKEMVKKSSKTYTEADIAKLGELKNKYYQSYIQRLTGDDILPGMYAFLNELAEDDIPMAIASSSSNAHTVVERLGIDHFFQVIINAKTIKKMKPDPEIFLTAADRLQVPYDNCVAIEDSWAGITAIKATPMFSVGIGNSSAVKKADLHIPYTQDLTLKRLIDEAIL; encoded by the coding sequence ATGAAAGACATACAGGCTGTTATTTTTGATTTGGACGGTGTATTAGCAGATACCGTTCATTATCACTTTTTAGCTACGAAAAAAGTAGCTGATTTAGAAGGTCTCCCTTATACACCGGAGATGAATGAAGCTTTTCAAGGGATGAGTCGAAAACATATGATCAAGGAGATGGTAAAAAAATCTTCTAAAACATATACTGAGGCAGATATAGCCAAACTTGGAGAACTAAAAAATAAGTATTATCAATCTTACATTCAGAGATTGACTGGTGACGATATTTTACCTGGCATGTATGCCTTCCTTAACGAATTAGCAGAGGATGACATCCCTATGGCGATTGCATCATCAAGTTCTAACGCTCATACCGTAGTGGAGCGACTTGGGATCGATCATTTCTTTCAGGTTATCATTAATGCTAAAACCATTAAGAAAATGAAGCCTGATCCTGAAATCTTTTTAACAGCGGCTGATAGACTGCAAGTGCCTTATGACAACTGCGTCGCTATAGAAGATAGTTGGGCTGGTATAACGGCCATAAAAGCTACGCCAATGTTTTCTGTTGGTATAGGTAACTCTTCAGCAGTAAAGAAAGCCGATTTGCACATACCATATACACAAGACCTCACGTTAAAGCGGTTAATAGATGAGGCAATTTTATAA
- a CDS encoding flavodoxin domain-containing protein has product MSALIIYSTTHGTTEKAVYHMASQFSSSTDLVNITKTKKTPDLALYDTIIIATSIHMGTIPKKMTRFLLTNEHVLLTKKIGLFLSCMREGEERQAQFKAVFPERLRNHAVALGLGGGEMLISKMTLLQKMIIKKVEGTTTDRSALDKQALDIFIKELNQPDPHSSSKPLTNT; this is encoded by the coding sequence ATGTCAGCTTTAATTATCTATTCCACAACTCATGGTACGACGGAAAAGGCTGTTTACCATATGGCGAGCCAGTTTTCATCATCAACCGATTTAGTAAACATCACTAAAACGAAAAAAACACCTGATTTAGCCTTATATGACACAATTATTATTGCCACTTCTATTCATATGGGGACAATTCCTAAAAAGATGACGCGATTTCTATTAACAAATGAACATGTCTTACTTACAAAGAAAATTGGATTATTTCTAAGTTGTATGCGTGAGGGGGAAGAAAGACAGGCACAATTTAAAGCAGTTTTTCCAGAAAGGTTACGAAATCATGCTGTTGCATTAGGCCTCGGAGGAGGGGAAATGCTTATTTCCAAAATGACATTGCTTCAAAAGATGATTATAAAGAAAGTAGAAGGAACTACAACTGACAGATCAGCCTTAGACAAACAGGCTTTGGACATATTCATTAAGGAGTTAAATCAGCCTGATCCCCATTCCTCTTCAAAACCTTTAACAAACACCTAA
- a CDS encoding 50S ribosomal protein L24: protein MAEQEEPLLQSGDTVKVIEGEYKGKNATVISAYTNSISVEFDLKMDDGSKPRTVLRHSEYEVIK, encoded by the coding sequence ATGGCAGAACAAGAAGAGCCTCTATTACAGTCGGGAGATACCGTTAAAGTCATTGAAGGAGAATATAAAGGGAAAAATGCAACAGTCATATCCGCCTATACAAATTCTATTTCAGTGGAATTTGATTTGAAGATGGATGATGGCAGTAAACCACGGACTGTTTTAAGACATTCAGAATATGAAGTCATTAAGTAA
- a CDS encoding retroviral-like aspartic protease family protein, with protein MKRIEFKDGKLYTEVRFKFQGKVTKTDNILIDTSSSETIISKNTAVKLGIEKDDPSFYEVLDSLSVGPLKVSQFQVTISDSGEDGVLGLDFMKKVGAKLNLDAMTISSSRT; from the coding sequence ATGAAACGCATTGAATTTAAAGATGGTAAGCTTTATACTGAAGTTCGATTCAAATTTCAAGGAAAAGTGACAAAAACCGATAACATACTAATTGATACAAGCTCATCAGAGACAATCATTTCTAAAAATACCGCCGTCAAACTAGGGATTGAGAAAGATGACCCTTCTTTTTATGAAGTATTAGATTCGTTAAGTGTCGGTCCTTTAAAAGTGAGTCAATTCCAAGTTACAATTTCTGATAGTGGAGAAGACGGAGTACTAGGCCTCGATTTTATGAAGAAGGTCGGTGCTAAATTAAACCTTGATGCGATGACAATATCAAGCTCTCGTACATAA
- a CDS encoding MOSC domain-containing protein: MAGELKAIWIKKGKRGVMEPVELGTLIKHEGLLHNADQGGKRQVTIISEERWTQLMDEFTTKLDPSARRANLMVTGIDLTHSKGKRLHIGPTIIEIHGETKPCSRMDDALAGLKDAMTVNWNGGAYGVVVTGGDIKLGDSVQLR, translated from the coding sequence ATGGCGGGAGAATTGAAGGCAATATGGATTAAAAAGGGGAAAAGAGGGGTAATGGAACCCGTAGAATTAGGGACATTAATTAAACATGAAGGATTGCTTCACAATGCTGATCAAGGTGGTAAAAGGCAAGTAACCATTATTTCTGAAGAAAGATGGACTCAGCTAATGGATGAATTTACAACTAAATTGGACCCTTCTGCACGGCGAGCCAACTTAATGGTGACAGGAATAGACCTAACCCACTCTAAAGGAAAGCGACTCCATATCGGCCCTACTATTATAGAAATACATGGTGAAACAAAGCCTTGTTCTCGTATGGACGATGCCTTAGCTGGTTTAAAAGACGCTATGACGGTAAACTGGAATGGTGGCGCTTATGGTGTGGTTGTAACAGGCGGAGACATTAAGCTTGGAGATTCCGTTCAGTTACGTTGA
- a CDS encoding metallophosphoesterase family protein → MNLRYLLSLGLFVILYTGLTAYIGWNLYYWLHIVFSIKHPLIFTAVLICVAFAYIFGQLFSRPLFKKIGALWLAVFQFGLFVLPLANLGYWLFGLFIEEVTRTHIVVIGGIVWILFAIYIGVGLYLAYSPVIRSHDISLAKTTSHKSSLKIVMASDMHFGGLSGKKHAERLVKEINKLNADIILLAGDIVDDDPAQFKEKKIDGLLANLHAAYGKYAVTGNHEYYGGKIDELAVMLDEVGIQLLQDDVVEPNEMITIVGRKDKTDKNRKSASALIDPLDKRKMLIMMDHQPTDLHAIMEAQTDMVFSGHTHRGQIIPYHLITAKVFEVDWGYKQKGRLHVFVSSGFGFWGPPIRLGSRSEILSVQVHFNEC, encoded by the coding sequence ATGAATTTACGATATTTATTAAGCTTAGGTCTATTTGTCATTCTTTATACAGGCTTAACAGCATACATAGGATGGAATTTATATTACTGGTTACACATTGTATTTAGTATAAAACATCCACTTATTTTCACTGCCGTGTTAATATGTGTTGCTTTTGCTTATATATTTGGTCAGTTATTTTCTAGGCCCCTTTTCAAAAAAATTGGGGCACTATGGCTCGCTGTTTTTCAATTTGGGCTGTTTGTATTGCCGCTTGCTAATTTAGGTTATTGGCTATTTGGACTCTTTATAGAAGAAGTAACTCGCACACATATTGTTGTCATCGGGGGAATTGTTTGGATTCTATTTGCTATTTACATAGGTGTAGGCCTCTATTTGGCATACAGTCCAGTCATTCGATCACATGACATTAGCCTTGCGAAAACAACGTCCCATAAGTCATCATTAAAAATTGTGATGGCTTCAGATATGCATTTTGGCGGATTATCAGGTAAAAAACATGCGGAGAGACTCGTGAAAGAAATAAATAAGCTTAATGCAGACATTATTTTATTGGCCGGTGACATCGTGGATGATGATCCTGCCCAGTTTAAAGAGAAAAAAATTGATGGACTATTAGCCAATTTACATGCAGCATATGGCAAGTATGCGGTCACAGGGAATCATGAATATTACGGAGGGAAAATTGACGAATTAGCGGTTATGCTTGATGAAGTAGGTATTCAGCTCCTTCAAGACGACGTTGTGGAGCCAAATGAAATGATAACTATCGTTGGAAGGAAAGATAAAACAGATAAAAACCGTAAATCTGCGAGCGCATTAATTGACCCACTTGATAAAAGGAAAATGCTTATCATGATGGATCATCAGCCGACAGATCTCCATGCCATTATGGAAGCTCAAACAGACATGGTTTTTAGTGGGCATACCCATAGAGGTCAAATCATTCCTTATCATTTAATTACCGCCAAAGTATTTGAAGTTGATTGGGGATATAAACAAAAAGGGCGGCTACACGTATTTGTTTCATCAGGCTTTGGCTTTTGGGGACCTCCCATTCGCCTTGGCAGCCGTTCTGAAATTTTAAGTGTGCAGGTCCATTTTAATGAATGTTAA
- a CDS encoding DNA topoisomerase III, translated as MKLILAEKPDQAAKLASPYPSQKKKEYIVISPCDTFPKGAICTWAVGHLCELLPPEGYESSWKKWSLEALPLIPSMFKHRVTYSKKKRFNVIKSFIQQQDVSEIVIASDAGREGEAIIRLILKLSHNVKPVKRLWISSLTAKSVKAGFNALLDESATRPLYDEAVSRAYADWLIGMNASRVYTLLLQKHGAGDVFSIGRVQTPTLALIVEREKEIEKFISEPFWEIKASFSMNEQTYDGIWHKDGDSRVTNLTLAQKIAAFCENKRAQVSHIETKEKSIPPPYFFNLSSLQTTANRRYKYSPKKTLDIAQKLYVKGYISYPRTDSAFVTKEEEREFPSILQKISVLSKFKPFFPLERETNMLSKRYVNQSKVTDHHAIIPTDQVIDPSSLSTEEARVYTMIIEHLIAAYDGDCLMSYTHIETLVDDRATFKTTGKQMRHAGWRRIIPSRADEKLKTEQTKLPNVRQGDQGDVLNVTMREGKTEPPKRYTEGELITVMKSAGKYIDDEELVKVLQHTEGLGTEATRAGIITLLKQRSYIEIIKNIVYPTEKGKILIEALGNSLLASPEMTAKWEQRLAEIGRGIAEVDPFILQAKNLTTSLISDAKKRSATWTFNKEILKEIQRSPKNKTGKVSRTRKRLLGKCPVCQGNVIDKGKFYGCANYKTTKCSFTVSKRILGRSLTSTHIKALLSEGCTPIIEGFQQKNGKTFNAALKWEANENKMSFSFGEQQT; from the coding sequence ATGAAGTTAATTCTTGCAGAAAAGCCCGATCAAGCGGCTAAATTAGCCTCGCCTTACCCGTCACAAAAGAAAAAAGAATATATAGTGATTAGTCCGTGTGACACCTTCCCTAAAGGAGCTATTTGTACATGGGCAGTGGGGCATTTGTGTGAACTGTTGCCTCCTGAAGGCTACGAATCATCGTGGAAAAAATGGTCTCTTGAAGCCTTACCACTTATTCCTTCGATGTTTAAGCATCGTGTCACTTATTCAAAAAAGAAACGTTTTAACGTTATAAAGTCATTTATTCAACAACAAGATGTATCGGAAATCGTTATCGCTAGTGATGCCGGACGAGAAGGAGAAGCGATCATCCGGTTAATTCTTAAACTATCTCATAATGTTAAACCAGTCAAACGTCTATGGATCTCTTCTCTAACGGCTAAGTCAGTCAAAGCGGGATTTAATGCATTATTGGATGAATCAGCTACAAGACCCCTTTATGATGAAGCAGTTAGTCGCGCTTATGCAGATTGGTTAATTGGCATGAATGCTTCTAGAGTGTATACACTCTTACTGCAGAAGCACGGAGCAGGTGATGTCTTCTCAATCGGGCGTGTCCAAACACCCACATTAGCACTGATTGTTGAAAGAGAAAAAGAGATTGAAAAATTCATCTCTGAACCATTTTGGGAAATAAAAGCTAGCTTTTCAATGAATGAGCAGACATACGATGGTATTTGGCATAAAGACGGAGACTCTCGTGTAACGAATCTTACTCTGGCACAAAAAATAGCCGCGTTTTGTGAAAACAAACGTGCACAAGTTAGTCATATTGAAACAAAGGAGAAGTCGATCCCACCACCTTATTTTTTCAACTTATCATCTCTGCAAACGACAGCAAACCGAAGATATAAATATTCTCCAAAGAAAACATTAGATATTGCTCAAAAATTGTATGTAAAAGGCTATATTTCTTATCCGAGAACAGATTCCGCTTTCGTAACAAAAGAGGAGGAAAGGGAATTTCCAAGCATTCTCCAAAAAATAAGTGTGTTATCTAAATTTAAACCATTTTTTCCGTTAGAACGAGAGACAAACATGTTATCCAAGCGTTACGTTAATCAAAGTAAAGTAACTGATCATCACGCTATTATTCCAACGGATCAAGTAATAGACCCTTCTAGCCTTTCTACTGAAGAGGCTCGTGTTTATACGATGATTATTGAACATTTAATAGCAGCATACGATGGCGATTGCCTCATGAGCTATACTCATATAGAAACATTAGTGGACGATAGAGCCACATTCAAAACAACAGGGAAACAAATGCGCCACGCAGGGTGGCGGCGAATTATCCCATCACGAGCGGATGAAAAGCTAAAAACTGAGCAAACTAAATTGCCAAATGTTAGACAAGGTGATCAAGGGGACGTTCTTAACGTCACTATGAGAGAAGGAAAAACTGAGCCACCTAAACGATATACCGAAGGCGAATTAATTACGGTTATGAAGTCAGCTGGTAAATATATAGATGATGAAGAACTGGTGAAGGTGTTGCAACATACGGAGGGACTTGGTACTGAAGCTACGCGAGCTGGCATTATTACCTTGCTTAAACAAAGGAGCTATATCGAGATAATTAAAAACATCGTTTATCCAACTGAAAAAGGAAAAATACTGATTGAAGCATTAGGCAATTCATTATTAGCTTCGCCTGAAATGACGGCTAAATGGGAGCAGAGATTAGCGGAAATTGGTCGGGGCATTGCTGAAGTCGACCCCTTCATTCTCCAAGCCAAAAATCTGACTACGTCACTCATAAGCGATGCAAAAAAGCGTTCTGCCACATGGACATTTAATAAAGAGATTCTTAAAGAAATTCAACGATCCCCTAAAAATAAAACAGGGAAAGTAAGCCGTACCCGTAAAAGATTGCTAGGTAAATGTCCAGTCTGCCAAGGAAACGTGATAGACAAAGGGAAGTTTTACGGCTGTGCTAACTACAAAACTACGAAATGTTCGTTTACTGTCTCAAAACGCATTCTTGGACGTTCACTGACCTCAACCCATATTAAAGCATTACTGTCAGAGGGGTGCACACCGATAATTGAGGGTTTTCAACAAAAAAATGGGAAAACATTTAACGCCGCGCTGAAATGGGAAGCAAATGAGAATAAAATGAGCTTTTCTTTTGGTGAACAACAAACTTAA
- the ilvA gene encoding threonine ammonia-lyase IlvA encodes MERTVTTNIQVKDILIAHQVLKDIVVNTPLQRDPILSERYGANVFLKREDLQVVRSFKLRGAYNLMQGLSEKELQNGVVCASAGNHAQGVAYSCKALGVRGHIFMPSTTPRQKVSRVEFFGEPFVEVILTGDTFDDSFNEAMAFCDDNNMSFIHPFDDLRTITGQGTIGMEILEAMEEPVSHVFMSIGGGGLISGVGSYFKQISPQTKVIGVEPAGAPGMKTSLQKGKVTVLDKIDKFVDGAAVKKIGNITFDVAKHVIDDVAVIPEGKVCSTMLNLYNENAIVAEPAGALAISALDHYREEIKGKNIVCIVSGGNNDIDRMQEIKERSLIYDGFKHYFIVNFPQRAGALRQFLSEVLGENDDITRFEYTKKNNRDKGPVLVGIELKDKEDYHPLIKRMEKNGFSYTEINKDQDLFNLLI; translated from the coding sequence ATGGAACGAACAGTAACGACTAATATTCAAGTAAAAGATATATTAATCGCTCACCAAGTATTAAAAGATATTGTCGTCAACACGCCATTACAACGAGACCCCATCCTTTCAGAGCGATACGGGGCAAACGTATTTTTAAAACGAGAAGATTTACAAGTTGTGCGCTCATTTAAATTACGTGGGGCCTACAATTTAATGCAAGGGTTATCGGAAAAAGAATTACAAAACGGCGTTGTGTGTGCTAGTGCTGGTAATCACGCCCAAGGAGTCGCTTATTCCTGTAAAGCTCTCGGAGTGAGAGGTCATATTTTCATGCCGAGCACGACGCCTAGACAGAAAGTATCCCGCGTGGAATTTTTTGGGGAGCCTTTTGTAGAAGTGATTCTAACTGGTGACACATTTGATGATTCTTTTAATGAAGCTATGGCTTTTTGTGATGATAACAACATGTCTTTTATTCATCCTTTCGACGATCTTCGTACGATCACTGGTCAGGGTACGATCGGTATGGAAATCCTTGAAGCGATGGAGGAACCCGTTTCTCACGTGTTTATGAGTATCGGTGGAGGTGGTCTTATTTCAGGGGTTGGCTCTTACTTTAAACAAATAAGTCCGCAAACTAAAGTGATTGGAGTTGAACCCGCAGGTGCTCCAGGAATGAAAACATCGTTACAAAAAGGGAAAGTGACTGTTTTAGATAAGATAGACAAATTCGTCGATGGCGCAGCTGTTAAAAAGATTGGCAATATTACGTTTGATGTAGCAAAGCATGTCATTGATGACGTGGCGGTCATACCGGAGGGGAAAGTATGCTCAACAATGCTAAACTTGTACAATGAAAATGCCATTGTTGCTGAACCGGCAGGAGCTTTGGCCATTTCTGCACTGGATCATTACCGGGAAGAGATTAAGGGGAAAAATATCGTATGTATTGTAAGCGGCGGCAATAACGATATTGACCGTATGCAGGAAATTAAAGAACGGTCGTTAATTTATGACGGTTTCAAACATTATTTTATCGTAAACTTCCCGCAACGAGCAGGAGCCTTGAGGCAGTTTTTATCAGAAGTTCTAGGGGAAAATGACGATATTACTCGATTTGAATATACGAAGAAAAACAATCGGGATAAAGGGCCTGTATTAGTTGGAATTGAACTGAAAGATAAAGAGGATTACCATCCATTAATTAAAAGGATGGAGAAAAATGGATTCTCTTATACCGAAATTAATAAAGATCAAGATTTGTTTAACTTGCTTATATAG
- a CDS encoding MtnX-like HAD-IB family phosphatase: MKKWAFVSDFDGTISLQDFYWIIIEKYYTEGREWYKRWKSGELQDIEFLSHIFRSINQPEATIREDIRQIPLDEHVEAFIKNVQDQGGDFYILSAGTDYYIKELITYSGLSNINVFSNKGYFNNNNIHLDVASENWHYSKRYGIDKAIVLNHIKDKYDYVFYYGDSEPDSHPAKYADKTFAREALISILKELDIPHVPVDNFKDVEQHLIQEGWLKDEKKN, translated from the coding sequence ATGAAAAAGTGGGCTTTTGTTTCTGATTTTGATGGCACGATATCACTCCAAGATTTTTACTGGATTATTATTGAAAAGTACTATACAGAAGGCCGAGAATGGTATAAACGTTGGAAATCAGGAGAGCTACAAGATATTGAATTTCTATCTCATATTTTCAGATCGATTAATCAACCTGAAGCAACCATTCGTGAAGATATTCGGCAAATACCTCTTGACGAGCATGTGGAGGCCTTTATCAAAAATGTTCAAGACCAAGGCGGTGACTTTTATATATTAAGTGCTGGTACAGATTACTATATTAAAGAACTTATTACATATTCAGGATTATCTAATATTAACGTTTTTTCAAACAAAGGCTACTTTAATAACAATAATATTCACCTTGATGTGGCGAGCGAAAACTGGCATTATTCAAAGCGTTATGGTATCGACAAAGCGATTGTATTAAATCATATTAAAGACAAATATGACTATGTCTTTTATTATGGTGATAGTGAGCCTGATTCACACCCGGCAAAATACGCTGATAAAACATTTGCTAGAGAAGCACTTATTTCTATTCTTAAGGAACTAGATATACCTCATGTGCCAGTCGATAATTTTAAAGATGTAGAACAGCACCTTATTCAAGAAGGTTGGCTTAAGGACGAAAAGAAAAACTAA
- a CDS encoding 3'-5' exoribonuclease, which translates to MNPMGSWFKQLSGIMAPGRYTDGVNERDPAKIAYIRRLQKAMKQQDHLHIPFSQLTVTVFDLETTGFYPLKGDRILSIGAQKVTGYTLSEQETFYSLMKSDKTPSKDITELTGITADDVINAPSPEEVIHDFLQFTGKDTLVAHHASHETRFMRHLTWSLYKTRFEHRILDTSFLTTLIKSMEGLVSLDECCQHYSIDTGSRHHAFHDAVMTAKMWVECIKEVESLGFHCLKDVYSHLAGKK; encoded by the coding sequence ATGAATCCGATGGGATCATGGTTCAAGCAATTATCAGGGATAATGGCGCCTGGTAGGTACACGGATGGTGTTAATGAAAGAGATCCGGCGAAGATTGCTTATATTCGCAGGCTACAGAAAGCGATGAAACAGCAAGATCATCTTCATATTCCGTTTTCCCAGTTGACAGTGACCGTGTTTGACCTTGAGACCACCGGTTTTTACCCTTTAAAAGGGGATCGGATTTTATCTATAGGGGCTCAAAAAGTTACCGGATATACATTATCAGAACAAGAGACGTTTTATTCGTTGATGAAAAGTGATAAAACTCCTTCAAAGGATATTACGGAGCTTACCGGAATTACAGCTGATGATGTGATAAATGCACCATCTCCTGAAGAGGTCATACACGATTTTTTGCAATTTACGGGAAAAGACACCCTTGTAGCTCATCATGCTAGTCATGAAACTCGTTTTATGCGTCATCTCACATGGTCGTTATATAAAACACGTTTTGAACATCGGATACTGGATACTTCTTTTCTTACGACATTAATTAAATCAATGGAGGGGCTTGTATCCCTTGATGAATGCTGTCAGCATTATAGCATTGATACAGGAAGCCGGCACCATGCGTTTCATGATGCAGTTATGACGGCGAAGATGTGGGTAGAATGTATAAAAGAGGTTGAGTCACTCGGTTTTCATTGTTTAAAAGATGTGTACTCGCATTTAGCTGGAAAGAAGTAA
- a CDS encoding ammonium transporter, with the protein MDEIFLMNNVWIIVCFALVLLMQGGFILLEAGSTRMKNAGHIAGKTIFTVGIASLVFWAVGYGFIYGEGNAFIGFSDFFYGDFDSVVDGLAGSVDFIFQLAFAAIALTIAFGGFAERAKLSAYIIFAILFSALIYPVVAHWIWGDGWLAGLGKQDFAGSTVVHLTGAMAALAATIILKPRIGKYNKDGSSNDLAGHNQVYTALGVLLLWVGWFGFNGGSTLEVDGAFFGYVALTTQLAAAAGAIAAMLIVTMFTGKADVPTMLNGALAGLVAITASTAFVDPWAAVLIGIIAGFIVYFSMLFFDKAKIDDPIFALSVHGVCGIWGTLSTGFFATPVLAEMNGGLAGLFYGGGFTQLGVQFIGVTVSGIYAFVVAFIILKVMDKVMGGIRVTEEEEIIGLDLSEHGSYGYPENLKSPNDKEEQPGA; encoded by the coding sequence ATGGATGAGATTTTCTTAATGAATAACGTGTGGATTATTGTCTGTTTTGCTTTAGTCCTATTAATGCAAGGTGGATTCATTCTCCTTGAAGCAGGTTCTACGAGAATGAAAAATGCGGGTCATATTGCTGGAAAAACAATTTTTACTGTCGGTATTGCATCTCTCGTTTTTTGGGCCGTCGGTTATGGTTTCATTTACGGAGAAGGAAATGCTTTTATCGGCTTCTCGGATTTCTTCTACGGTGATTTTGATTCTGTGGTTGACGGATTAGCAGGCTCTGTAGATTTTATTTTCCAGCTTGCATTTGCGGCTATTGCTTTGACTATCGCTTTCGGTGGATTCGCTGAACGAGCTAAATTATCTGCTTACATTATTTTCGCCATTTTGTTTTCTGCACTTATATATCCTGTTGTAGCACACTGGATTTGGGGCGATGGATGGTTAGCAGGATTAGGAAAACAGGATTTCGCTGGCTCGACAGTCGTTCACTTAACTGGCGCAATGGCAGCCCTTGCTGCAACTATTATTTTAAAACCACGTATTGGTAAATACAATAAAGACGGTTCTTCAAATGATTTAGCTGGTCACAACCAAGTTTACACAGCTCTAGGTGTGCTTCTCCTTTGGGTCGGTTGGTTTGGTTTTAATGGTGGTAGTACATTAGAAGTAGACGGTGCGTTCTTCGGTTATGTCGCATTAACTACCCAACTTGCAGCTGCTGCGGGGGCTATTGCTGCCATGTTAATCGTCACAATGTTTACTGGTAAAGCAGACGTTCCTACAATGTTAAACGGGGCTCTTGCAGGACTTGTAGCTATTACAGCCTCTACAGCTTTTGTTGACCCTTGGGCAGCCGTGTTAATCGGTATTATCGCTGGTTTCATTGTTTATTTTAGTATGTTGTTCTTCGATAAAGCGAAAATCGATGACCCTATATTCGCTCTTTCGGTCCACGGTGTGTGTGGTATTTGGGGGACTCTTTCTACCGGATTCTTTGCTACACCGGTGTTAGCTGAAATGAATGGTGGTTTAGCTGGGTTATTTTACGGTGGAGGCTTTACGCAATTAGGGGTTCAATTTATCGGGGTGACGGTTTCAGGTATATACGCTTTTGTAGTGGCATTTATTATCCTTAAAGTGATGGATAAAGTCATGGGAGGCATTCGAGTTACAGAAGAGGAAGAAATTATCGGCCTTGATTTAAGTGAACATGGAAGCTACGGGTATCCAGAGAATCTTAAGTCACCAAATGATAAAGAAGAACAACCAGGTGCTTAA